In Solanum pennellii chromosome 7, SPENNV200, the following are encoded in one genomic region:
- the LOC107024475 gene encoding 2-alkenal reductase (NADP(+)-dependent)-like translates to MATAEVQSREWYVASYAPIGVPNSDHIKLRTLTLSLQADSIPHGNVAFKILYVSVDPYVRTQLSGLNDGLHLPQISLGQVITAFGIGKVIRSKDTNFSEGEIVMSRICPVAESGVLPSNLLQKINHADGVALPDYLSCLGMPGITAWVGIEKIGNAKEGSNVYI, encoded by the exons GAGTGGTACGTCGCTAGTTATGCACCAATTGGTGTTCCCAATTCTGACCATATTAAGCTACGCACTCTCACTTTATCGCTACAAGCAGATTCCATCCCACATGGAAATGTAGCATTTAAAATCCTTTATGTCTCCGTTGATCCATACGTCCGCACTCAATTGAGTGGTCTCAACGATGGCCTCCATCTTCCTCAAATTTCACTCGGCCAG GTGATAACAGCATTTGGAATCGGGAAGGTGATTCGATCTAAGGATACAAATTTTTCAGAGGGAGAAATAGTAATGAGCCGTATTTGCCCTGTTGCTGAATCTGGTGTTCTGCCTTCTAATTTGCTTCAGAAAATTAATCATGCCGATGGAGTTGCCTTGCCGGATTATCTTAGTTGCTTAG GAATGCCTGGAATAACAGCGTGGGTGGGCATAGAAAAAATTGGAAATGCTAAAGAGGGATCAAATGTTTATATATAG